In the genome of Nonlabens sp. MB-3u-79, one region contains:
- a CDS encoding ABC transporter ATP-binding protein, whose product MIQVNDLRKSFGGEEVLKGITATFEKGKTNMIIGASGSGKSVFLKNMLGLFEPDAGEIIYDGEPLHEMEIERKSELRKEMGMLFQHSALFDSMTVEENVMFPLRMFTKMKLQERLERADEILDRVNLIGLNKKMPSEISGGQQKRVALARAVVNNPRFLFCDEPNSGLDPNTATVIDKLIQEITHEREITTVIISHDMNSVMEIGETIVFLKDGKLAWKGTNEEIFRTDNKAVTEFVYSSNLFKKVRIAQNEGF is encoded by the coding sequence ATGATACAGGTAAATGATTTACGAAAGAGCTTTGGCGGCGAGGAGGTTTTAAAGGGAATTACAGCAACCTTTGAAAAAGGGAAAACAAATATGATTATAGGAGCCAGTGGTTCTGGTAAATCTGTTTTTCTTAAAAATATGCTCGGCCTTTTTGAACCAGACGCAGGTGAGATTATTTATGATGGCGAGCCGCTTCATGAAATGGAAATAGAACGCAAAAGTGAATTGCGTAAGGAAATGGGAATGCTCTTCCAGCACAGTGCCCTTTTTGATTCCATGACCGTAGAGGAGAATGTCATGTTCCCATTGCGCATGTTTACCAAAATGAAACTTCAGGAACGATTGGAAAGAGCAGACGAAATCCTGGATCGAGTCAACCTGATAGGTCTCAATAAGAAAATGCCTAGTGAGATTTCTGGCGGACAACAAAAACGCGTTGCTCTTGCCAGAGCAGTAGTGAACAACCCAAGATTTCTTTTTTGTGACGAACCCAATTCTGGTCTTGACCCAAATACAGCTACTGTTATAGACAAACTTATCCAAGAAATTACCCATGAACGTGAAATTACTACGGTAATTATCTCTCATGATATGAATTCAGTAATGGAAATAGGAGAAACCATTGTATTCCTAAAAGACGGAAAACTGGCTTGGAAAGGAACTAACGAAGAGATTTTTAGAACCGATAACAAAGCGGTAACAGAGTTTGTCTACAGTTCCAATTTGTTTAAAAAAGTGCGTATTGCTCAGAATGAAGGCTTTTAA
- a CDS encoding DUF389 domain-containing protein has product MESQESQSQQSSADNNLDTNQQRITGIWENIMSFLDDLLDIRKDSDRDETIEAVRKDISFQGHNAWILIFSIFVASIGLNADSTAVVIGAMLISPLMGPIVGMGLGTAINDATMLRRSLINLGVMVGLSLLTATLYFFISPMKEITDELAARTYPTILDVLIAIFGGLALIVAKAKKGTISNAIAGVAIATALMPPLCTAGYGIATGQWTYFGGAMYLFCINAVFIALATFLVCKLLKFPMVKYANQAKRKRVSRLASLIGFLVLLPSVWLFYQLYQDQVKQSAASSFVKEIVQYEGMRPNDEWDKATQTLDIVMLGVPVPEVIVEEWRKKFKQTKYLKSSSVRFYQGSSMTMASNEGVEIVQEELIEKLRLIQDKDIHIKALEDQLMGLHEKSKDFNILSEEVRLNYPQIASMSYAASVQKDFITQKTDTTAVYNIIFNDSTLPAKNRLEVKTRMANWLRYRLQSDKIKINEVKAKITVASDSVK; this is encoded by the coding sequence ATGGAGTCACAAGAATCACAAAGCCAGCAGTCCTCAGCAGACAATAATCTGGATACAAATCAACAACGCATTACCGGTATTTGGGAAAACATCATGTCGTTTTTGGATGACTTATTAGACATAAGGAAAGACTCTGACCGTGACGAGACTATTGAAGCGGTGAGGAAGGATATTTCTTTTCAAGGTCATAATGCGTGGATTCTTATTTTCTCCATTTTTGTTGCTTCTATAGGATTAAATGCAGACTCTACTGCGGTGGTGATAGGAGCCATGTTGATCTCACCACTTATGGGGCCAATTGTAGGTATGGGACTAGGAACAGCAATTAATGATGCGACCATGTTGCGTCGCTCGTTAATTAATCTTGGGGTCATGGTAGGACTCTCCTTACTCACCGCCACATTGTACTTTTTTATCTCACCTATGAAAGAGATTACAGATGAGTTAGCTGCTCGTACCTATCCTACGATTCTGGATGTGTTGATCGCTATTTTTGGTGGTCTGGCACTCATAGTGGCTAAGGCAAAAAAAGGAACTATTTCTAACGCTATTGCTGGTGTGGCTATAGCTACGGCTTTAATGCCACCATTATGTACTGCAGGTTATGGGATTGCCACTGGGCAGTGGACCTACTTTGGTGGTGCGATGTATTTGTTTTGTATCAACGCTGTTTTTATAGCTCTAGCTACTTTTTTAGTATGTAAGTTACTCAAGTTTCCTATGGTGAAATATGCCAATCAAGCAAAGCGCAAGCGCGTTTCTCGATTAGCTTCATTGATAGGGTTTTTGGTTTTATTGCCGTCCGTATGGTTGTTTTATCAATTGTATCAAGATCAGGTAAAGCAGAGTGCTGCCAGCTCATTTGTTAAAGAAATTGTTCAGTATGAGGGTATGCGACCTAATGATGAATGGGATAAGGCTACTCAAACTTTAGACATAGTCATGTTAGGAGTGCCAGTGCCAGAGGTTATTGTAGAGGAATGGCGTAAGAAATTTAAACAAACAAAGTACTTAAAATCAAGTTCAGTACGTTTCTACCAAGGTAGTTCTATGACAATGGCGTCCAATGAAGGTGTAGAAATAGTGCAAGAAGAGTTGATTGAAAAGCTGCGACTAATTCAAGATAAAGATATTCATATCAAAGCACTGGAAGATCAATTGATGGGTCTCCATGAGAAAAGCAAAGATTTTAATATTTTAAGTGAAGAGGTGCGATTGAATTATCCGCAAATAGCTAGTATGAGCTATGCAGCATCAGTACAGAAGGATTTTATAACACAGAAGACAGATACCACAGCTGTTTATAATATCATTTTTAACGATAGTACTTTACCCGCTAAAAACCGCTTAGAAGTAAAAACACGTATGGCCAACTGGCTTCGTTACCGATTGCAATCTGATAAAATAAAAATTAATGAAGTCAAGGCTAAAATTACTGTGGCTTCAGATTCTGTAAAATAA
- a CDS encoding mannose-1-phosphate guanylyltransferase gives MSNNKYAVIMAGGVGSRFWPVSKQAFPKQFHDMLGMGKSLLQMTFDRLKQQIPPRQILVLTNEDYVDLVKEQLPNMDFSNIVAEPAMRNTAPCILLAALKIQKMNPEASMIVAPSDHYIAEEDIFNEDLAAAFDFCAAHPHALMTLGIQPTSPNTGYGYIEYNKEEKQIKKVSQFREKPDLQKAQEFIASGNFLWNAGIFIWNVAGVVSAFAKAQPQLTSLFNNGLAAFNTNKESQWLKENYPNAENISVDYAIMEKSDTVFVLPARFSWNDLGTWGSLYDKLDKNEDANAVINASLTSIHSHGNMVRTAAGKKVILQGMEDYIIIDQDDVLMIIPKIAEQEIKEIRNAAMDKYGNEIG, from the coding sequence ATGAGCAATAATAAATATGCCGTAATCATGGCCGGTGGCGTCGGATCTCGTTTTTGGCCAGTAAGCAAGCAAGCTTTTCCTAAGCAGTTTCACGACATGTTGGGAATGGGTAAGTCTTTGTTACAAATGACCTTTGACCGGTTAAAGCAACAAATACCACCCCGACAAATTTTGGTACTTACTAACGAGGATTATGTGGATCTTGTAAAAGAACAACTTCCCAATATGGACTTTAGTAATATCGTTGCAGAGCCTGCTATGCGCAATACGGCGCCCTGTATTTTACTGGCAGCTTTAAAGATTCAAAAAATGAATCCTGAGGCCAGCATGATCGTCGCTCCTAGCGATCATTACATCGCCGAGGAGGATATTTTTAATGAAGATCTGGCTGCTGCTTTTGATTTCTGTGCAGCGCATCCACACGCATTAATGACCCTTGGTATTCAACCTACTTCACCTAATACGGGTTATGGGTATATTGAATATAATAAGGAAGAAAAACAAATAAAAAAGGTGTCTCAATTTAGAGAAAAACCAGATTTACAAAAGGCTCAGGAATTTATCGCTTCAGGTAACTTTTTATGGAATGCAGGTATTTTTATTTGGAATGTAGCCGGTGTGGTATCCGCTTTCGCGAAAGCGCAACCTCAATTAACTTCATTATTTAATAATGGGTTAGCTGCCTTTAATACCAATAAAGAATCCCAGTGGCTGAAAGAAAACTATCCGAATGCCGAGAACATATCGGTGGATTATGCAATCATGGAAAAAAGCGATACTGTATTTGTACTGCCAGCGCGATTCTCTTGGAACGACCTAGGAACTTGGGGATCTCTCTATGACAAACTCGATAAAAATGAAGACGCAAATGCTGTTATAAATGCCAGCCTTACCTCTATCCATTCTCATGGGAATATGGTGCGAACAGCTGCCGGAAAAAAAGTGATCTTACAAGGTATGGAAGATTATATCATTATAGATCAAGACGATGTATTGATGATTATTCCTAAAATTGCCGAACAAGAAATTAAAGAAATACGCAATGCAGCTATGGATAAATATGGTAATGAAATAGGGTAA
- a CDS encoding SprT-like domain-containing protein, with protein MSVLDKYLPHLAVAPLTALLEQYHVHLKIVDERKTRHGDYRKNPDGSHAITINANLNTYRFLITLVHEIAHLVAFQKYGRLIKPHGAEWKHTFQQFMLPFLRPDIFPNDLLPVLARHFKSPKASSDTDAMMSVALKSYDPETDKSYIFELQQGSIFLGPSGKKFQKGNKLRKRYRCVEIISGKVYLFQPNAQVEVLKV; from the coding sequence ATGAGTGTTTTAGATAAGTATTTACCACATCTTGCGGTGGCACCATTAACAGCACTACTGGAGCAGTATCACGTACACCTAAAAATTGTAGATGAGCGCAAGACCAGGCACGGTGATTACCGTAAAAACCCTGATGGTTCTCATGCCATTACCATCAACGCAAATCTCAATACCTATAGATTTTTAATCACTCTTGTCCATGAAATAGCCCATTTAGTAGCCTTTCAAAAATATGGTCGTCTTATCAAACCTCACGGAGCAGAGTGGAAGCACACTTTTCAACAGTTTATGTTGCCCTTTTTGCGACCAGATATTTTTCCTAACGATTTGCTACCTGTTTTAGCGCGTCATTTTAAAAGTCCTAAAGCCAGTAGTGATACAGATGCGATGATGAGTGTCGCTTTAAAATCTTACGACCCAGAAACTGATAAAAGCTATATATTTGAACTGCAGCAAGGCAGCATATTTTTAGGGCCTAGCGGTAAAAAATTTCAAAAAGGAAACAAGCTGCGCAAGCGCTACCGTTGTGTAGAGATTATCTCTGGTAAGGTGTACCTTTTTCAGCCCAATGCGCAAGTAGAAGTATTAAAAGTATGA
- a CDS encoding TIGR00730 family Rossman fold protein — translation MRKEVGEKGWNDLKTNDSWATFKILSEFVMGFERMSRIGPCVSIFGSARLKPDNEYYQLATEIAGKIVENGYGVITGGGPGVMEAGNKGAHLAGGTSVGLNIALPFEQHDNPYIDSDKSLDFDYFFARKVMFVKYSQGFVVMPGGFGTLDELFEAITLIQTNKIAKFPIILVGTQFWSGLLAWINSTLDHQFHTVSPGDIDLLHVVDTSDEAVDIINEFYAKYSLSPNF, via the coding sequence ATGAGAAAAGAAGTAGGAGAAAAGGGTTGGAACGATTTAAAAACCAACGATAGCTGGGCGACCTTTAAGATTTTATCTGAATTTGTAATGGGATTTGAACGCATGAGCCGCATAGGCCCTTGTGTTTCTATATTCGGTAGTGCCCGATTAAAACCAGATAATGAATACTATCAACTAGCTACAGAAATAGCTGGAAAAATTGTAGAAAATGGTTACGGTGTGATTACCGGCGGTGGACCTGGTGTTATGGAAGCGGGTAACAAAGGAGCGCACCTTGCTGGTGGGACTTCTGTAGGATTAAATATCGCATTGCCCTTTGAACAACATGACAACCCTTATATAGACAGTGATAAGAGTCTTGATTTTGATTACTTTTTTGCACGTAAAGTAATGTTTGTCAAGTATTCTCAGGGATTTGTAGTGATGCCAGGAGGGTTTGGAACACTGGACGAGTTGTTTGAAGCGATCACTCTTATTCAAACTAATAAAATAGCTAAATTTCCTATCATCCTTGTCGGTACTCAGTTTTGGAGCGGATTACTAGCCTGGATCAACAGTACCTTAGATCATCAATTTCATACGGTAAGTCCTGGCGATATTGATTTATTACACGTAGTAGACACCAGTGATGAAGCTGTAGATATTATAAACGAATTCTATGCTAAATACAGTTTGAGTCCTAATTTTTAA
- a CDS encoding aminopeptidase: MIKKLTLLLLLFSSALYAQHKTQIIAFLDSDKDILRIEQKLEIYNNSDASWDHIILLDWANAFSSNQTPLATRFAEDFKNRFQFAIDEDRGSTTFTATDSLNTNYRLERVKGQQDIIKLYLKEPLPPGATRQLEMNYVVKIPEDNFTGYGKNSIGEYSLKYWYLHPAPFIDGKWEYYSHKDLDDFYGAPMDFSISLHLPVTHRAISSLTTGLETKQSQRNSYLFTGEQLDAAVVHILRNTDTFKTYSVPGINVITDIEDLDVPLELKVIFNDRIASFLQSRLGRFPQKDLLVSDRYYRENPVYGLSSLPSFINPFPAGFTYEIKMLKTLSRKWIERGIHVNPREEAWVKQSIMIYLMMEYQQLYYPDLKISGKLSEVWGVRGFNVSQLKFNESYPLLYLNSARLNLDEAINTPADQLVKYNQQLGMPFKAAIGLRFLNDYLGDDSLEKSIRTFYLENQQRITNASVFRKILDKNAQKNTDWFFDDYITTHKRLDWKINQVKKTEDSVFFRVKNKSQLKIPVPVYLLDNDSIITKKWIEGIKEDSLISLPRKRADRIAINYEQLIAEFNPRDNYKTLKGFPSLNRPLEFRLFKDVEDPERSQIFLMPDIEFNIYDGLTLGTRFYNGNLLPKPLRYSIKPGYGTNSNRLVGSISLGYAYPVQNRDERLYEVRYGASANTFSYADDLLYRRASGWLQFNYRPEDLRKNKRQSLSFRNTYVDRDRDPLNAVNEPDYNVFSINYSQSDDNLKRLFNYNIGTEISSNFTKATYRLRWRKLFKDNRQLDFRVFGGVFLTNSSQASGDFFSFALDRPTDYLFDYNYYGRSEDSGLFSQQLVVAEGGFKSQLEPAFANEWITTANASYSLWNYIHAYGDIGFVKNKGRDAKFVYDSGIRLNFLQDYFEFYFPIYSNNGWEIAQDNYDEKIRFIVTLDINTFVKLFTRRWY, from the coding sequence ATGATTAAAAAGCTCACGCTCTTATTGCTTTTATTTTCCAGCGCCTTGTATGCGCAGCACAAAACACAAATCATTGCTTTCTTAGACAGCGATAAGGATATTCTTAGAATAGAACAAAAACTAGAAATTTATAACAACAGTGATGCCTCTTGGGATCATATCATACTGCTGGATTGGGCCAATGCGTTTTCTTCCAACCAGACACCGCTAGCTACGCGCTTTGCCGAAGATTTTAAGAATAGATTTCAGTTTGCCATTGATGAGGATAGAGGCAGTACTACGTTTACAGCAACAGATAGCCTTAACACTAATTACAGACTCGAACGAGTGAAAGGACAGCAGGATATTATCAAGCTTTATCTTAAAGAGCCTTTACCACCTGGAGCAACTCGACAACTGGAAATGAACTACGTAGTTAAGATCCCAGAGGACAACTTTACCGGTTATGGTAAAAACTCCATCGGGGAGTATTCTTTAAAGTATTGGTATTTGCATCCTGCGCCTTTTATTGATGGAAAATGGGAGTATTATTCACACAAAGATTTAGACGATTTTTATGGAGCTCCTATGGATTTTTCCATCTCTCTTCATTTACCAGTGACCCATCGTGCCATAAGCAGTTTAACAACAGGATTAGAAACAAAACAGAGCCAGCGCAACAGCTATTTATTTACAGGAGAACAACTGGATGCCGCTGTAGTGCACATCTTGCGTAATACCGATACCTTTAAAACCTATAGCGTTCCTGGAATTAATGTGATTACCGATATAGAAGATCTGGATGTACCGCTAGAATTGAAAGTCATTTTTAACGATAGAATCGCTAGTTTTTTACAAAGTAGATTAGGACGTTTTCCTCAAAAAGATCTATTGGTTTCTGACCGATACTACCGTGAAAATCCTGTTTATGGATTGAGCTCTTTACCTAGTTTTATCAATCCGTTTCCAGCTGGTTTTACTTACGAGATAAAAATGTTGAAGACCTTATCTCGTAAATGGATAGAAAGAGGTATTCACGTAAACCCAAGAGAGGAAGCCTGGGTAAAACAATCTATCATGATTTATTTAATGATGGAATACCAGCAGTTGTATTATCCTGACTTAAAAATAAGCGGTAAACTGAGTGAAGTATGGGGAGTAAGAGGCTTTAATGTCTCCCAGCTTAAGTTTAATGAAAGCTATCCTTTATTATATTTAAACAGCGCTAGACTTAATCTCGACGAAGCCATTAATACCCCGGCAGATCAACTCGTTAAATACAACCAACAATTAGGGATGCCTTTTAAGGCGGCTATAGGACTGCGCTTTTTAAACGATTATTTAGGAGATGACAGTCTGGAAAAATCGATTAGGACCTTTTATTTAGAAAACCAACAACGAATTACGAACGCTTCCGTTTTCAGAAAAATACTCGATAAAAATGCCCAAAAAAATACAGACTGGTTTTTTGATGATTATATCACTACTCATAAAAGGCTGGACTGGAAAATTAATCAAGTTAAAAAGACAGAAGATTCCGTCTTCTTTAGAGTGAAAAATAAATCACAACTCAAGATCCCGGTCCCCGTCTACCTACTAGATAACGACAGTATTATTACTAAGAAATGGATAGAAGGGATCAAGGAAGACAGTTTGATCTCGCTTCCGCGAAAGCGTGCAGATAGAATAGCCATTAACTATGAACAACTAATTGCAGAGTTTAATCCGCGTGATAATTATAAAACATTAAAAGGGTTTCCTTCTTTAAACAGACCTTTAGAATTTAGGTTATTCAAGGATGTGGAAGACCCGGAGAGATCCCAGATATTTTTAATGCCCGACATAGAGTTTAATATTTATGATGGTCTTACATTGGGAACCCGTTTTTACAATGGCAATTTACTTCCTAAACCTTTACGTTACAGTATCAAACCAGGCTATGGGACTAATTCTAATAGACTGGTAGGCTCTATAAGTTTAGGATATGCCTATCCCGTCCAGAACCGCGACGAACGTTTATATGAAGTGAGGTATGGAGCAAGTGCCAACACGTTTTCCTATGCTGACGACTTATTGTACCGTCGTGCCAGTGGCTGGCTGCAATTTAATTACAGACCTGAAGACTTGCGCAAAAACAAAAGGCAAAGTCTTAGCTTTAGAAATACATATGTAGATCGCGACCGTGATCCATTAAACGCTGTGAATGAACCCGACTATAATGTGTTTTCTATAAATTACTCGCAATCTGATGATAATCTCAAACGCCTTTTTAATTACAATATAGGTACTGAAATATCAAGCAACTTTACAAAAGCCACCTATAGACTGCGATGGCGCAAATTATTTAAGGATAACAGACAGCTAGATTTCAGAGTTTTTGGCGGTGTATTTCTAACGAACAGTTCTCAGGCGAGTGGTGACTTTTTTTCCTTTGCCTTGGATCGTCCTACAGATTATTTATTTGATTATAATTATTACGGCAGATCAGAAGACAGTGGTCTTTTTTCACAACAGTTAGTCGTTGCCGAAGGAGGTTTTAAATCCCAACTAGAGCCTGCTTTTGCAAATGAATGGATTACAACGGCAAACGCTTCCTACAGTTTATGGAATTACATTCATGCTTATGGAGATATAGGCTTTGTAAAAAACAAAGGTCGCGACGCAAAATTTGTTTATGATTCTGGTATAAGATTGAACTTTTTACAGGATTATTTTGAATTCTACTTCCCTATATACAGCAATAATGGCTGGGAAATAGCGCAAGATAATTACGATGAAAAAATACGTTTTATAGTAACTCTAGATATTAACACTTTTGTAAAACTTTTTACCAGGCGTTGGTACTAG
- a CDS encoding thiamine pyrophosphate-dependent enzyme, protein MQNSVKESQQLGKEDFKEELIKDYKIAVTSRECSLLGRREVLTGKAKFGIFGDGKELPQLAWARSFENGDFRSGYYRDQTFMMAIGELTIQQFFAGLYGTSDIKDEPMSAGRQMGGHFSTHSLNEDGTWKRLIDQKNSSADISPTAGQMPRLLGLAQASKVYRHNDLIANDNGFSNKGNEVAWGTIGNASTSEGHFWETFNAAGVLQVPMVISVWDDDYGISVHARHQTTKESISKIQAGFQRDEEHDGYEIIVVKGWDYVALVEAYEKANKIAREEHVPVLIHVEELTQPQGHSTSGSHERYKDEDRLNWEREYDCNIQFRKWLIENDFAKEEELSEIEKVIKKEVREGKKAAWNAYLNPILEERNEAIGLINAVAAVSENGVFIKPLASKLEKENELYRKDILEAVRKTLRLTLKENHASITALHQWLIKNKAKNQQKFSSLLFSESKNAAINIAAVAPIYDDTSEEVDARLIMRDNFDALFAAHPEIMVFGEDAGKIGDVNQGLEGMQEKYGEIRVSDTGIREATILGQGIGLAMRGLRPIAEIQYLDYLLYCLQVMSDDLATLQYRSAGKQKAPLIIRTRGHRLEGIWHSGSPMGGIINLVRGIHVLVPRNMTQAAGFYNTLMASDEPALIVECLNGYRLKEKLPANLGEFRTALGKIETLKEGTDITLVSYGSTLRLVDMAATELERVGISVEIIDVQSLLPFDLDHEILESVKKTNRLLVIDEDVPGGGSAYILQKIVDTQHAWPYLDSKPQCLSAQPHRPAYGTDGDYFSKPSADDIFDKVYEIMHEVNPTKFPKHKE, encoded by the coding sequence ATGCAAAACTCAGTAAAAGAATCTCAACAACTAGGTAAAGAAGACTTTAAAGAAGAACTTATTAAAGATTACAAAATCGCTGTTACCAGTAGAGAATGTAGTCTGTTAGGGCGACGTGAAGTTCTTACCGGTAAAGCAAAATTCGGAATTTTCGGAGACGGGAAAGAGCTACCTCAATTAGCCTGGGCAAGATCCTTTGAAAATGGAGATTTTAGAAGTGGTTATTATCGCGACCAGACGTTCATGATGGCCATAGGAGAACTTACTATACAGCAGTTTTTTGCAGGACTCTACGGTACAAGCGACATTAAGGATGAGCCTATGAGTGCCGGCCGTCAAATGGGTGGTCATTTTTCTACACACAGTTTAAATGAAGATGGCACCTGGAAAAGATTGATAGATCAGAAAAACTCAAGTGCAGACATCTCTCCTACCGCTGGACAAATGCCTAGATTATTAGGTCTTGCACAAGCATCTAAAGTATACAGACACAACGACCTTATTGCAAATGATAACGGTTTCTCTAACAAAGGAAATGAAGTTGCTTGGGGAACAATAGGTAATGCCAGTACAAGCGAAGGTCATTTCTGGGAAACTTTCAACGCTGCAGGTGTACTTCAAGTACCTATGGTCATTAGTGTTTGGGATGATGATTACGGTATTTCTGTCCATGCCAGACACCAGACTACTAAGGAAAGTATCAGTAAAATTCAAGCTGGTTTTCAAAGGGATGAAGAACACGATGGTTATGAAATCATTGTGGTTAAAGGTTGGGACTATGTTGCCCTGGTGGAGGCTTATGAAAAAGCCAATAAAATTGCTAGGGAAGAACACGTGCCTGTTTTAATTCACGTGGAAGAACTTACACAACCACAAGGACACAGTACAAGTGGTTCTCATGAACGATATAAAGATGAAGACCGTCTTAATTGGGAACGGGAGTATGACTGTAATATTCAATTTAGAAAATGGTTGATCGAAAACGACTTTGCTAAAGAAGAAGAACTTTCTGAAATAGAAAAAGTTATAAAAAAAGAAGTAAGAGAAGGGAAAAAAGCGGCATGGAATGCTTACTTGAACCCTATCCTTGAAGAACGTAATGAGGCTATTGGACTCATCAATGCGGTTGCAGCAGTATCCGAAAACGGTGTTTTTATAAAACCCCTTGCCTCAAAATTGGAGAAAGAAAATGAGCTGTACCGCAAGGATATTTTAGAGGCTGTGAGAAAAACTTTAAGACTTACCCTTAAAGAGAACCATGCTTCTATTACCGCACTGCACCAATGGCTTATTAAAAATAAGGCAAAAAACCAACAAAAATTCAGCAGTCTATTATTTAGCGAATCTAAAAACGCCGCTATAAATATAGCTGCCGTTGCCCCTATATATGACGACACAAGTGAAGAAGTAGATGCACGACTTATAATGCGTGATAACTTTGACGCTTTATTTGCAGCTCATCCAGAGATCATGGTGTTTGGTGAAGATGCTGGAAAAATAGGTGATGTCAACCAAGGCCTTGAAGGCATGCAGGAAAAGTATGGCGAGATAAGAGTTTCTGACACAGGAATTAGAGAAGCTACTATATTAGGTCAAGGTATAGGTCTGGCCATGAGAGGATTACGCCCTATTGCAGAGATTCAATACTTGGACTATTTACTTTATTGCTTGCAAGTAATGAGTGATGATCTAGCAACCCTTCAATACCGTAGCGCGGGAAAACAAAAAGCTCCTCTGATTATTAGAACAAGAGGTCACAGACTAGAAGGAATATGGCATAGTGGTTCTCCAATGGGCGGAATCATTAATCTTGTAAGAGGTATACACGTGCTCGTACCTAGAAATATGACACAAGCGGCAGGGTTTTACAACACCCTAATGGCAAGCGACGAACCAGCGCTGATTGTAGAATGTTTAAACGGTTATAGACTAAAAGAAAAATTACCCGCAAACCTTGGGGAATTTAGAACGGCATTAGGAAAAATCGAAACCTTAAAAGAAGGAACAGATATAACGCTAGTATCTTATGGCTCTACCCTGAGACTTGTAGATATGGCCGCTACTGAATTAGAACGAGTTGGAATAAGCGTAGAAATTATTGATGTTCAGTCACTTTTACCTTTTGATTTAGATCATGAAATACTAGAAAGCGTTAAAAAGACCAATAGACTGCTTGTCATAGATGAGGATGTACCTGGTGGAGGAAGTGCTTATATTTTACAAAAAATTGTAGACACCCAACATGCATGGCCTTATCTAGATAGCAAACCACAGTGTCTTTCTGCACAGCCTCACAGGCCTGCTTATGGAACTGATGGAGATTATTTTTCTAAACCTAGTGCAGATGATATTTTTGATAAAGTGTATGAAATAATGCATGAAGTAAACCCTACTAAATTCCCGAAGCACAAAGAATAA
- a CDS encoding ion transporter encodes MAIEQKHISSKWRRKVHEIIYEADTPTGKLFDIVLLIIIIISLILVMMESVPSLGAKYAEEFILAEWIITIFFTIEYALRIISINKPSKYIFSFYGIIDLLSTIPLYLTFFFGGLNALLAVRSLRLLRIFRILKITRYVGEADKLTKALKSSGPKIAVFLFAVLVVSIIMGTVMYLVEGPESGFVSIPTSIYWCIVTLTTVGFGDIAPVTPLGQFLATIIMILGYGIIAVPTGIVSVEYSQNKKAKDASAQDPNPRQVNTQTCQNCHSEKHQDGSHFCHNCGYSLDE; translated from the coding sequence ATGGCTATAGAACAAAAGCATATTTCCAGTAAATGGAGGCGTAAAGTTCATGAAATTATTTATGAGGCAGACACGCCTACTGGTAAGCTCTTTGATATTGTTCTTTTAATCATCATCATCATCAGTCTGATACTAGTAATGATGGAAAGTGTGCCGAGTTTAGGAGCAAAATATGCCGAGGAATTTATTCTTGCAGAGTGGATCATAACCATCTTTTTTACCATAGAATACGCCCTGAGAATCATATCGATTAATAAACCTTCTAAATATATTTTTAGCTTTTACGGTATAATCGACCTCTTATCCACCATACCCTTGTATCTCACCTTTTTCTTCGGCGGTCTCAATGCATTGTTAGCTGTAAGGTCTTTAAGATTACTTAGAATCTTTAGGATATTAAAAATCACACGTTATGTAGGTGAGGCAGATAAACTGACTAAAGCTCTTAAATCTAGCGGTCCTAAAATTGCTGTTTTCCTATTTGCAGTTTTGGTCGTTTCCATTATCATGGGCACAGTAATGTACCTGGTAGAAGGTCCAGAAAGTGGTTTTGTAAGTATCCCAACATCTATTTACTGGTGTATTGTCACACTGACTACCGTAGGTTTTGGAGATATTGCTCCTGTAACGCCTTTAGGACAGTTTCTAGCTACTATAATTATGATCCTGGGTTATGGAATAATAGCCGTTCCAACAGGAATCGTTAGTGTCGAATACTCTCAAAATAAAAAGGCTAAGGACGCCTCTGCACAAGATCCTAATCCCCGACAAGTCAACACACAAACTTGTCAAAATTGTCATTCAGAAAAACATCAAGACGGTTCTCACTTTTGTCATAACTGTGGATATTCCTTAGATGAATAA